The following DNA comes from Pseudorasbora parva isolate DD20220531a chromosome 8, ASM2467924v1, whole genome shotgun sequence.
gaacaaattatgtttaacttaattgattcatgtgggacCAATGTAGACAATTAAATCATGTGaatccaacacactttttttcagaTAGTGTTGTTAATAAAAAGGAGCGGCAAACGGAGACAGAACAAGGATAGTTTtaacttaaaggacaactccggtgaaaaattaaccaggggtaattaacacatggtcACCGAGtaagatcgttctctgggatgcgttttcatgaaaatcgaatgctgagagttttatctctaaaaacagataaGCTTATAATGCGAGtgtatggggcacagagtaagtcaaattaaattgctagttattaccactaacaaggctcaaaatagcctcacactaacacggtagcataatgagggtccctatgcaaaccgaagcattaagaactttgtaagtgtacaaacagtttaatatactttctaaagacagtacattacatgtacacagacagcagccatcttggaaaaaagTCTTGAAGAGCcaagccacgaacgctgtgctaagtgagctggtcgataggaattaagtttgtgaaatctaattacatggacatttttatttttatttatttattttctctgttgcattcagtgctttcttccggaagcaatagaccatatgagattccaagtcacagttcatcttAGCACAGCACTTGTTGAGACTtctttccaagatggctgctatCTGTATACGCGGCTGTGCCCCATATGcaagcattataagctaatctgtttttagagataaaactctttacattcaatGTTCATGATAACGCATCTTTAAGAAAAAGATATACAATTATGGATCTTTCATATGACGTAAATTGCGTTCAAACAGCATTCCACATGAACTACAATTAAAGGGAATTTTAAGTCTAAAACCCTGCAAAACACGTAGGAAAAACATACAAAACCCTTCTGAATTGCTGCGATCCCGAACGGATGATGAACCATAAGTAGCTTTGATTGGCCAAGGCTCAAACGCATACAGTTTTCATTGGCTTTCAAGTCATTCACAGCTTGATAGTTTTGTGTGAgcatgtttgtgtttttacaGTTCACTAAGTGCAATTAATGTTTTGTCTGTAGCCCACAGTTAAAGATACTTCTATTTCTTGGGTGGAGTCACCGTGGTGTGGATTGAGGTTTTGTATGACATAATAAGTGTCTGATACTGACTTACGGGAACGGACAGTCCAACTGTGCTGATGACTGTAGCATCGGACTTCCAGTCAATGATCAAAACTGTTTTATCTCTGCGAATGATTTGATCTTCCTGCCGGACGGAACACGCAGTGTAACTCAGCATGGCCTGAGGCTCTGACAAGGCTCTATCTGAATGATCCTCAGCACTTGATAAAATCAGGACAGAAGCCAAGAACAGCAGCAAAAGCACCACACCATGCTTTATCAAATCTCAACACCCGAATCCATCTCACATGAGCCTGATAAACAAAGGATAAAAGCTCACGAAACCATTCCATACTGTGAATCCTCAGTCAAGATATTCATCTCGAAAGCAAATGTTGGATTCTGTTATTAGACTTTTACAATTTCTAAAGAAAGTGTGATATCATACAGTATAATGGCATCTTAAATGGGAAAATCATAAGCTGCAAAATTAGAGATACAGCTATCCATAGAGCAAAAATAGATTGGCACCTGGAGCAAAATTATAAGCTATTACTAATAGAAACTAAATAATaactatacatatatatatatatatatatatatatatatatatatatatatatatatatatatatatatatatatatatatatatatatataaaactaaatataactaaactaaatatatataatcattGTTTCATTGTGTAAAATCATTCAATGAAATACTgatggaaaaaaagtttttaaaaatcattcaacGAATTCCAGTTCATTCATCACATTGGAAATGAAGCTCAAGTTGAGTGTACTGAGTGCAAGTTGTCCATTGCTTTTGTGGGAAAAAGTATTTCCTGTGTGTGCTGTCATATATGCCTAATTCTCTGTTTAGAAAATGTAATGTAGTAGGCCTAGGCATACCACAGCATGAACATGACTTTAAATTTTGTATAGAAGCCCAATTCAGtcacatgaagaaaaaaaaatagtactTGGGTAACCATAATTAAGACATACTAAGTTATTATGACttaatagggtgaaggtgatttCACCAAGGTCAACAAGTTCCTGGATCTGTTGATTCTGGAACATTCCAATAAATAGATTTGAGggacaagtttacagtttattttTAGGCTTACTGGGGTTTGGTGCTTCTACATCAGTCACCTACCATTTCCCTCTGACTTTATAGAACAAGTTATGGATAGGGCAAGGTTGGGGAAGGGTTATAAAAACTATGTTTTCAGACAGGAACATGGCTAACTTGGCAGAATCACTGTGACATAGCATGTGacttgtcataattttgactcttAATTATGATTTAGTGGCCGGTTTTACTGTTAGGGCATTTAAGCCTTGAGACAAATCATTGCATGAAATGTTGCAGAAAGGGTCttccatatatatttttttaaatcattaggCCTATGATACTCGCCTTTTTAAAATCCTGACGTGTCTTTCCACTCGGCAGTATGTGAAtgaaaaggaaataaaaacagcAATCCACGTTTGTGAGTGCGCAACTAGGCAGCAATCTGAATGAAGTGTCTGGTTTCTTTTCGTTATGTCTGCAGGAAGGTAGTTGAGTTGCCGCGGCGACGAGTCAGCGTCCCGATTGACCGGATTGGCGTTGGTCGTCTTCCCAACAGCCGAGGATAGACTCCGTCGACCACGCCCCGAAAAATAGGTACGTAAAATCAACCATAAGTCTcatttaaaggcatagttcacccaaaaataaaagtgTTATCATTACTTAACCtcaaattgttccaaacctgtattctttcttctgctgaacacaaaagtagACATTAGAACGTTGGTAAGAGACAGTTAACTTCCAtaattggtaaaaaaaaatgctatggaagtcaatgggtgccTTCTGgataccaacattcttcaaaatatcttatttggtgttcaaaagaagaagaaaaaaactcagGTTTGGAACTACATGACGGTAAATAAATTATGGCAAAATCTTAATTTTTGGGTAACATATCTTTAATCTtgttaaatgttttgtaaaatggGAATATCATGATCTTAATTTTTGGGTAACATATCTTTAATCTCgttaaatgttttgtaaaatggGAATATCATGATCATTCTGCAAATATTTCAAGTGTAATCATAACAATACATATTTTGTTTGTTCTTTGTTCCACAGAGGGGAATTTCGCAGGTAGATGAAATGCATGATAAGCACACCAGCAGACACAACTCACTAACCACTGAACGTTCAGCACACTTTTAATAATCACTTCTCCAGAGCTGTTCTTTCTCATAGATTACCAACTTAAACTCTCAATGTCTGATCAAACAGTTTATTTCCAGTACGGATCCATCCGTTTATTATGTCAGAGGCATTAGCCAATCAGAGAGGAAACCTGCTCATAGCTTCCGTTGCACATCTCAATATTTACTCCAGTGCCTCCCGACTTCTCGCTTGCTGTAATGTACTGTACACAACTATTGTCATTTTCTCAATTTGACTGAAGGCTGTTCAGCCTTGACAATAAAACAGATTAAATTCTACAACCGTCTCTCTTATTTCAACTGATTTATGTGAGCTGCTAAAACAATTGCACATAAAGTCCACTGTGATGTTGATTAGTGGACATTTAGGCTACATGTTACATATTTTAATAGTTGATACCTGGTTTGTGTTGATCCCTTTGGCTACCCATTGTGAGTTTTATAAGTGTTGgcatttattgtaaaaaaaaaaaaaaaaaaaaaaaaatttacataATGTAGTCTGTGGATAACAAGTTGACCAAGACAAATACATACTAGTAATTAAGCTTACACACTGAACATTAGATAAATATCAAGTAAAGCATCACAtttcttaaaacatttatttcaccAGCATGTGCAAATACAATATAATCAGCGCATtcttacaaaaatgtattttaaaggcatagttcactttacaatacaaattctgtcatcctttactcaccctagttgttttaaacctgtatgaatttctttcttcagctgaacacaagggaagatattttgaagaatgtcagtaaccaaacagttaactggagccattgacttccatagtaggaaaaaaattctatggaagtcaatggctccagttaactgtttggttactgacattcttcaaaatatcttcccttgtgttcagctcaaaaaaagaaattcatacaggcttGAAACAACGAGgttgagtaaaggatgacagaattttcatttttaagtgaactatccctttaatatgagTGTTTATAAAAGTGTAACATTTTAAAGTCGTTGTTAGAAATTACATACGTGTATGAAACTGCATTTCATCAGGTATAAATTATTTATGTTGATATAGATATAAAGGTATATtgtcattcaaaagtttgtggcataggtaagatttttttttttttgaaagaagtatttTATTTTCTGTTCACCAACAAGGCTGGATTTATCTGATAAAAATAcaatcaaaattattttaatagattttctgcatcatttctccagtcttcaatgtcacatgatccttcaaaaatcattctgatacgctggtttgctgctcaagagacatttatccttgctgaataaaattattaatttgtttagaAAGAATAAATCTTAAAAatcatactgaccccaaacttttgaacaggtgTGTTATATAATGCTGTCTTGATAGGCTAAATACCCTAACCAGTACTGAAGGACAATATTCTTTTAAGACAGTGTAGAGTGTGTTATAAACAAcagcaaacaacaacaacaacaaattaaATGATGAAAGATCCAAGCACAAGGCCAAATATGAGTACAACGTTATCATAATGAATATGGTTCTGACTGGTTGATTCAAGCATCCTGCGCAAGTATCATACAATCTTTACTAATAATGAATTTAAAGACTGTGAACTTTAAAGcatagttaaataaatataaaaagccCATAACTCAGGAGTGAATGTGACCAAATGAAGAATTAGCATTATTGAAAGTAATTCTTTCTCACATTAACAAACAGAGAAAAGTTATCGGAGTGACAAAATAAGATGACGGAAATGAGTCGTCCATCTCCACTGCTTTTTTCCTAAACCCTCACCACCAGCGCTCCACATCCATGTGCCTGTGTAGCCAGTGGGCGTAGTTTGCCACCCGGGTGTACACCCCATACACCCTCTGACTGCCACACTCCTCTGGCCCGCCCCAGGACACCAGTCCTTGTGCCACCCATCTGCCACTGCGGGCGTCCTGAGTGACAAAGGCCCCCCCACTGTCCCCCAAACATGTGTCCTGACCACCCTCGTAAAAGCCAGCACAGAACATATTGCTGGTGATATTGTAGTTGACTGAGCGTGATGCATAGCTAGCTTTGCATTCGTCCTGCGGCACAACTGGGAGCTTCACATACTGGAGCAGTTCGGAGACGGCGGCGGAATCAGAGCTCAAGCCACTGGTGGAGGCAGAAGCGTTGGCCGTGTTGATGCCCCAACCAGCCACTATACCCAATGTGTTGGGCAGGGGCATCAGGGCATTACCTTCCACACCAGGCTTAGGTAGACAGACGGGTTGTAGTAGCGCAGACAGCACCACCTCCTGGCTGAGTTTAACCAGAGCAATGTCATTGTCATAGTTTTGAGGATCAAAATGAGGATGGAGGATGACTTTCTCTACAGACCGATTGGTTGCCAAGTGCTTGTCCCGTACATCCGTGAGGCCCAAGTGCACTCGGATGTGTTCAGAGGCGATAGGGACGACGGAAAGATCACGGCGATGAGATCTGAGCACGTGAGCGGCTGTGACAACCCAGGTCGGGGAGAGGAGAGCGCCGCTGCCGAACCAGCGGTCTTCGGGGACACGAGACGCATCCTCTACTGAGAGCAAAACCTGCCAGGGAAACAGACCGGGAGATGCTGTTCTTCCACCGACGATTCGCTTCTGCTGGGCTGGGAAGAGCTGTGACTGCTCACCACATGCTTAAAGGAAAACATGTGCAAGTTAACATAGATATGCATACAGGCAGCAACACAAGACATAGATGCATTTCTCAGACACAAATACAAGCAAAGGAGACAACTAAAACAGGGCCCTATACTAAAAAATGACACGGGTGGAACTGGCTcctaaaattaaacatttattacaCAATTAGCTTTTTTAGTTGACAAATTATAATTGCTTAATAAAAATAGTTGTTCTGCAGTGGGCTTTGATGAatagatattaattattaaatgttaTACAATTTGAGTTTTATTAACCAGCGTGTTTCCTAgttgtatttaatataaattgttCTGCATTTCTAAAAAAGTCAATACATTATATACaacccaatattatatatataattatatacaattatatatatatatatatatatatatatatatatatatatatatatatatatatatatatatatatatatatatatatatatatataaaaatgatttaatatTTTGAGGTTGATAACAATATTAATAAGGGGTGagtctctaatgctcaccaaggctagatttaattaaaaatacttttaaaaatgcaatattttggaatattattataatttaaaataacacttttctgttttaatatagttctatagcaaagctgaattttcagcagtaagtgtcacatgatcactcagaaatcattctaatatcaatattgaaaacagttgtgccgcttagtatttttgtggattattttatgaatataaagttcaaaagaacagagtttactttatttttttattttttttgtaacaaagtaaaagtatttagtgatcaatttaatgcatccttgctgaataacagcattcatttatttaccGACTTAAAACGCTTTAGAAGcgtttataaatatatatttaatataaatattaatttgtttatgtaaTACAACGTTGTAAATATGTATCATTAGTTGAAAAATCATTAACTAAAAAGAATGTTGTCTCATGATGCATCACAATATTGGCTCCTGGATCATTTTGAACTGGACCGGAAAATGACTCGAGATTCATTGGGTAACGGTTTTGAGCACAAACTCCCATGCATGCTTGAGacaaattaatattcatgactgaCTTAAAAAGAATCGGTTCATGAGAGTCAATTGTTTGTGAGtcatttttttacacttaatgGTGTCCTCTCTTAACACCAATAAGTAGATTCTAAATTATTGTGGATAATCTTATTTATTTGGTCGCAATTACGACTTTCGCCGCAGTCTGGTGCCCTGCTAACCTATTTAACGATTCCAAAGCATCACCTTTGAAGTTTGAGTCTTACCAAGAGGAGTGCTAGCTATTGGAGAAGGAAGTTGAGATTCAGGATTGGTACTCGAGGTTCTTTCAAAATCACCTATCAGAAATACACAAACAACAGTAACAACTTATAGGCATGCTCTAGTTAAGTAGTTACCATGCTGAAATGTAAAGAAgctttgtttataataaactaatTAAACAAAGCTGTATAGGCATATGAGTGATTTTAATACAAGTGACTCTCTGTAACACATCTTACCTGGCAGACAGGTGGGCAGTGGTGTCCCGTCCTCACTCACCCATTCCCCACTCTGATGACAAGTGTAAGTGTCTGTATAAGGCCAGTCAGAGTCAAACCCATGGTGAGATTTAATGACTTGATATTAATGCATCAATGACTGGCAGTGAAATACTCACTGTTGACCATGACAGAGTCTTTACAGCTGTACTGGATTCTGGATCCAAACACAGTACTGTTTTCAGAGCTCTCAAAAACAACCTCACCCAGAACTACATCTACTGGACCACAGTCGACCACTAAAGGAGAGATAATAGAAGGGAAAACAAGTTAGATTAATAATAGCCATATTTGGATTCATTGGATGAAGATTTTGaatcaatttaaattattatcttttttataattaaaattgAATAGAAATTCTTAAAAAGTACACTGAATATTAATGTATTATATAATTACTACAATTACATTTGATTCAAATTTAACGGTTTAACAGGATGCAAGTATTACATTATTTGTTTGATGGATTAGATGGGAGGAATTACTTGAGAAGGGCGAGGTGAAAACTGTATGACTCACAGAATGTTAAGAATGAATCTTAAATTATAGATGAATGACAGAGATTTTCAAAAATGATTGGTGGACTTTGTAGAAGTACATGCCATGCTTATTGTAAGAGGACTTTTGATGGAAGGGatttgaagggttagttcaccctgaAATGAAAAGTTTGTTATCATTTGATCAACcttgtgtcattccaaacctgtaagacggCTGGcttgcgtttcccaaaagcattgtaacAATTTGTCTACGATCAATTTAGGCATAGACTACAAAGCTTTTGGGTAACCCAACCCTGTCTATTTGTTGTGCTCAGGTAGCATGTTGGCAGCAACACTATCGCTTTTAAAagttttggtccgtttacactGAAACGCAACCCAACTAAAACGGGGTCTGCAGCATTTCCAAAAGTCTGCGTTTTCAAGGTTCGAAAATACCGGAGTAGTGTAGACGACAGGCGTACTCAaggcaaaatatattttaaagcgaAAACGCATAGTGTACATGAGCCTGTCCATTTACAGTCCAAGCAAATACCCTTATCACTTCATAAATGTCATAAGGAGATAGTAAAACTAATTGAATAGTGCAGTTTAGTCCAAATTCATTAAAAGTCATGATCGCTATACTGTATCATGAATatattgaatttaggctttaattcacatataaacattgaccAGCGAACATAAACATAAGATCAACCGTATTTGCTTGATGATAACAAACCTtgttggttcttgctgaagctcaaacgtgctgcataacacaagaatgaatctcattggttcttgctgaagctcaaacgtgctgcataacacaagaatgagccccattggttcttgctgaagctcaaacgtgctgcgtaacaaaaggatgaacctcattgggtcttgctgaagctcaaacgtgctgtgtaacacaagaatgagccccattggttcttgctgaagctcaaacgtgctgcgtaacacaaggatgaacctcattggttcttgctgaagctcaaacgtgctgcgtaacacaagaatgagccccattggttcttgctgaagctcaaacgtgctgcgtaacacaagaatgaaccttattgggtcttgctgaagctcaaacgtgctgcgtaacacaagaatgagccccattggttcttgctgaagctcaaacgtgctgcgtaacacgagaatgaacttcattggttcttgctaaagctcaaatgtgctgcgtaacacaagaatgaacctcattggttcttgctgaagctcaaacgtgctgcataacacaagaattaacctcattggttcttgctgaagctcaaacgtgctgcataacacaagaatgaacctcattggttcttgctgaagctcaaatgtgctgcataacacaagaatgaacctcattggttcttgctgaagctcaaacgtgctgcataacacaagaatgaacctcattggttcttgctgaagctcaaacgtgctgcataacacaagaatgaacctcattggttcttgctgaagctcaaacgtgctgcatagcACAATAATAAACCTTGTTGGTTCtttctgaagctcaaacgtgctgactAACACAAGAATGAAATTGCAAGTATACCTGAGTTTCCGTTTACCACTACTAACATGTGAGTTGATGAATAtccatatataaataaaagcctaaatgaaCAAGTGGTAGTTGcttagctgtcaatggagggacagaaatctcttagATTTCAttcaaatatctttatttgCGTTATGATGACGAACTAAAATCTTAAAGgtcagtaaatgatgacagaattaaaacgatttgggtgaactatcccttaaatttgatgggagaaaaaaaataacctTTAAATACTTAAGATCACACTCATACCAAACATTAGTCTTCACTCTTCCACATGGGTTGTCCTTTCCCAACAGGTGAGGCAGTCAGTCCTGTCTGAAAGTCTAAGTGCATTTATGTGTTTGTACTTCTGTCTCAAAATTAACCTAATAGTATTAAACTATCggtaacactattttacagtgtcattgttacatattttacatgtagtaaccataataataatattaaatgatgtataattacatgcaactaaccctaaacaaacccctaatcctaccctaacctTATAGtagtagttaattaatattactcattacttaaatatattaCTCAATACTTATTATACtgtaataaagtgtaaccaaactATCTGAACTATTAAATAAGGGATATATGGTTAAAAATCAAGTTAATGCCCACATCCATACAGTACAAGTACATGCCTACTGGTTTATTTCAGCTCAGAGGCACTACTTATGAAACAACATTAATGACCAGGAGATGGAGACATTTTATGATACTTCAAATCAGTGTGGCCTTCACAACTGCCAGGACAACAAAACAAGACTTGAGCAAGGAGgttgtaaatataataatgataatgtttAGCACAGAACGTTTGTATTAACTGGTAACAAAATATAGTATAAAACCTTTCAATGACAGATCATTATTAAttaatcaattattattattaacaaatgCTATGAATTTGTCAGAATTTGCTCATAACCTGAAAAAAGAAATATACACAACACATTAAATCTAATAGGcaacacatttaatttatttagctCAAATCTtgttttatatgcattttttttcttactcCTATTATTGTAGTATTAGGTTTGGTTTTGGTTTTCACAGACACAAATTAAGGCTAGGCCTGAACTAACCCATACAAATTCCCATTTTAGTCCAGGACTAGGTTTAAACTGGGAACCggagaagaaaacaaaaacaaacatgctgTGTTCGAAATTTCTCCGTATAtacactcattcactattccctaaaTTACTCTACTAATAGTCCACTTGAAGGAGTAAATGGaaatgagtgagtgaattcagacactggggctgaatccgaaatcaccCCCTAAgccctcaatcactattccctacattagtcacatgatccttcaggaatcattctaatatgctgatctgatgctcaataaacatttcttattattaccaATGTTAAAACATTGTTATTACCACATAACtattaaaaagaacagcatttatttgaaatagaaatattttgcaacattataattgctttactgtcacatttaatcaatttaatgcttctttgctgaaaaaaaaaaaatatatatatatatatatatatatatatatatatatatatatatatattatggccTCAAaccttgatatatatatatatatatatatatatatatatatatatatatatatatatatatatatatatatatatatatatatatatatatatatatatatatatatatatggtgtaTGTATATATCAAGCTCTATATCCACAATGTACTCTGGGGTTTGTAGTTCATAGTGGACAGTGATTTGCTGCCAGCAAGTTTTAACTCAGTATCTGATTGGTTAAAATGCTTGGTAGGGAACGACGCCTCCTTTGAGATTCCTTCTCTGGTAGCAGCAAGTAGAAGTAAAATAAGAAAAGAGAGAaagggaaagtgaaagtgagaAAAAAGACAGGAGGAAAACTGAATTAACCAGTCTCTGTTAAAAGACTTACTTTTACACAGCGGGAAGTCACTGCTCCATTTCCCATCCCTCTGACACTCGATCTGATAATGCTCAAATTCTTTATCACCCTTTAAGATAGAATGTGAGTGTGATGTAAAACAGTAATGATTTGTCTTAATTAGCCTGCAACCGTCACTGCCTTTATCAGCACAAGTGAAATGTGTCCTTTGCCTGACCTGTCTCAGTGAGTATCCAGGGTCACATGTCAGCGTAATGTGATctttgaagatgtaattagacTGCAGAGGATCAAGGTGTCCATTAAGGGGCACCACTGGAGGAGAGCATTCGGAACCTGAAGATAACAATATTTTTGAACTCTGCCACaacattataacattatatacaAAATTATGAATATGGATTAAATAAATTTTTAGCGACAATATGCATCGGTCAGACTCTGACCTGTGGAGGTGTAAGTGAGTTTCCAGCCGAGATTCTCTCCAGAGTTGTCACTGTGAAACAGGATGTTGAGCATGTTACTTCCTGTCTGGATCTTCCCTGGTGACCTCTCACCACAAAACGGGCCAAACTCCTTGTCTCCTGCATGAATCTGTAGATAAAGCATCACTGAGATCAtgatttttaacttttaaaccaaatctatcaatatttctattaattattataattagtgATAAACAGAAATTATTTGTTTTACCAAAACATTGAAAccaaaagtattttttattgaGCCGAAAACGATAaggaaaataaag
Coding sequences within:
- the masp1 gene encoding mannan-binding lectin serine protease 1 isoform X2, whose product is MYGTIKSPNFPESYPKETELQWNISVPDGYQIRLYFMHFDIEPSYLCEYDYLKVYSDTEELAVFCGRENTDTEKVPAADVITSPGSVLSVAFRSDFSNEERYSGFEAHFSAVDVDECRDRNDEDLVCDHFCHNYIGGFYCSCRYGFLLHSDNRTCKVECNESVYTERSGEITSADFPKPYPKSSDCMYRIELEEGFQITLEFDDTFDIEDHPEVTCPYDYIKIHAGDKEFGPFCGERSPGKIQTGSNMLNILFHSDNSGENLGWKLTYTSTGSECSPPVVPLNGHLDPLQSNYIFKDHITLTCDPGYSLRQGDKEFEHYQIECQRDGKWSSDFPLCKMVDCGPVDVVLGEVVFESSENSTVFGSRIQYSCKDSVMVNNTYTCHQSGEWVSEDGTPLPTCLPGDFERTSSTNPESQLPSPIASTPLACGEQSQLFPAQQKRIVGGRTASPGLFPWQVLLSVEDASRVPEDRWFGSGALLSPTWVVTAAHVLRSHRRDLSVVPIASEHIRVHLGLTDVRDKHLATNRSVEKVILHPHFDPQNYDNDIALVKLSQEVVLSALLQPVCLPKPGVEGNALMPLPNTLGIVAGWGINTANASASTSGLSSDSAAVSELLQYVKLPVVPQDECKASYASRSVNYNITSNMFCAGFYEGGQDTCLGDSGGAFVTQDARSGRWVAQGLVSWGGPEECGSQRVYGVYTRVANYAHWLHRHMDVERWW
- the masp1 gene encoding mannan-binding lectin serine protease 1 isoform X1, coding for MELARVIVILAQCVWPVWTQVFHLTEMYGTIKSPNFPESYPKETELQWNISVPDGYQIRLYFMHFDIEPSYLCEYDYLKVYSDTEELAVFCGRENTDTEKVPAADVITSPGSVLSVAFRSDFSNEERYSGFEAHFSAVDVDECRDRNDEDLVCDHFCHNYIGGFYCSCRYGFLLHSDNRTCKVECNESVYTERSGEITSADFPKPYPKSSDCMYRIELEEGFQITLEFDDTFDIEDHPEVTCPYDYIKIHAGDKEFGPFCGERSPGKIQTGSNMLNILFHSDNSGENLGWKLTYTSTGSECSPPVVPLNGHLDPLQSNYIFKDHITLTCDPGYSLRQGDKEFEHYQIECQRDGKWSSDFPLCKMVDCGPVDVVLGEVVFESSENSTVFGSRIQYSCKDSVMVNNTYTCHQSGEWVSEDGTPLPTCLPGDFERTSSTNPESQLPSPIASTPLACGEQSQLFPAQQKRIVGGRTASPGLFPWQVLLSVEDASRVPEDRWFGSGALLSPTWVVTAAHVLRSHRRDLSVVPIASEHIRVHLGLTDVRDKHLATNRSVEKVILHPHFDPQNYDNDIALVKLSQEVVLSALLQPVCLPKPGVEGNALMPLPNTLGIVAGWGINTANASASTSGLSSDSAAVSELLQYVKLPVVPQDECKASYASRSVNYNITSNMFCAGFYEGGQDTCLGDSGGAFVTQDARSGRWVAQGLVSWGGPEECGSQRVYGVYTRVANYAHWLHRHMDVERWW